One Rouxiella sp. S1S-2 genomic window, AAGTATAGCCGTTTCACAGCGCTCCAGGATAGCGACAGAAGCGCCGATTTTCGTTGTAACATTTTACCCAAAAGTCCTGCGCTGTTATGCTGCGTCTTCGACTTTTTATGATTAAAGGAAATTCCATGACAACCCCTTCATTTGACAGCGTTGAAGCGCAGGCAAGTTACGGTATCGGCTTGCAGGTCGGTCAACAGCTGCAGGAATCTGGTTTACAAGGCCTCGAGCCTGACGCACTTCTTGCAGGCTTACGCGATGCGCTAGAAGGGAACACCCCTGCTGTGCCAGTTGACGTGGTTCACCGCGCACTGCGTGAAGTTCACGAGCGTGCCGACGCCGTGCGTCGTGAGCGTCAGGAAGCATTGGCCGTTGAAGGTCAGGAATTCCTGGCTGCCAACGCACAGCGCGAAGGCGTGACCAGCACTGAGTCAGGCCTGCAATTCTCGGTGATGACTCAGGGCGACGGTCCTATCCCGGGTCGTCAGGATCGCGTTCGCGTTCACTACACCGGCAAGCTTATCGACGGTACCGTGTTCGACAGCTCCGTACAGCGCGGCGAGCCAGCCGAGTTCCCGGTTAACGGCGTTATCGCTGGCTGGATTGAAGCGCTGACCCTGATGCCAGTGGGTTCCAAATGGGAGCTGTATATCCCTCACAACCTGGCCTACGGCGAGCGCGGGGCGGGTGCGTCCATCCCACCATTCAGCGCACTGACTTTTGAAGTCGAGTTGCTGGAAATCCTGTAATCGTAACGATTGTAGGAAGTAAGCATAAAAAAGGCGCCCTCGGCGCCTTTTTTGTTGCTGCAGGTTCAGGCTGTTAGCCTTTGGACTGCAAATCTATCTGATAAACGGCGAAGCCCACGGCGTCTGTACCTTTCGGCGTCATCGGGTACTGAGCCTGTGTTTTGATAAACTCGGCGGCTTTCGGGTCTGGCGAGGTTTCAAAACGGATATCCAGCGGCTTTTTGGCGACAATCGGCGCCAGACGCCAGTTATTATCGGCACTTGGCGTGACAGCGCCGTGCTTTTTGGTCTCGGCGCTGATGTAGGCGGCCAGCACGGCGCGGTTTTCATCCGGCGAGGCGAACGCGATATGCTTGTCGCCAGTACCGGCAAATTTACCGCCGTAGGCGCGATAGTTATTGGTCGCCACCAGGAACACGGCGTCAGCACGCACCGGCTTGCCCTGATAGGTCAGGTTCTTGATGCGTTCCGCGTTTTTGTTTTGCAGAGTGCATTCACCATCAAAGCGCGCAGGCTGAGTGACGTCAATCTGGTACTTTACACCGTCAATCACGTCAAAATTATAGGTCCGAAAACCGTCCCAGTTGATCAGCGACTGCGTCTTGCTGCTGTTGACGTCAATCTGATTAAATTGACCGGCCGAACATTCTAGCCAATCTTTCACTTCCTGGCCGGTCACTTTCATCACGACCAGCGTATTAGGATAGAGGTAGAGATCGGCGGCGTTGCGGAAGGTCAACGGACCTTTTTCGACCTCGACAAAGCTGGCCGGATCGTTTTTGCGCCCGCCGGCTTTAAACGGTGCAGCGGCAGAAAGCACCGGCAGATCGGCCAAGTCCGGATCGCCCTGAATAAAGTGCTCGGTGTAGGCCTTCTGGGCATTATTTACGATCTGTACAGTAGGATCATCCTGTACCAGCGACAGGTAGCTGTACATGTTGGCCGTTGATTTACCGATCGGCTGACTGACAAACTCGCGGGTGGCGTTATGATCGGCCGCCAGCACTTTCACCAGTTTTGGATCCTCCGCCGCCAGCGATTTTTTACCCACTTTGTCGAAAATCGGCCGCGCTTGCGCTTTACCTTGGGTGACTTTCCAGCCTCCGTCGTCATTGTTGAGCACTAAATCGATCACCCCGAGATGATCGCCCCACATGCCGGGCATCACAGCAGGCACGCCGTTCAGGGTTCCCTGTTTAATGTCGGCCCCTTTGATATTGGCAAACTCTTCGCTTGGGAATACCGCGTGGGCATGGCCAAACATAATGGCGTCGATACCTTTAATTTGGCTAAGGTAATAGACCGAATTTTCAGCCAGCGTTTTGTAAGGCTCAGCGGAGAGGCCGGAGTGGGGAATGGCGACAATAATGTCGGCACCTTGTTTGCGCATTTCCGGAAGCCATTTTTTGGCGGTTTCGGTAATATCGGCCACGGTAACTTTGCCCTGCAGATTGGTTTTATCCCACACCATAATTTGCGGGGGAACAAAACCGATGTAGCCAATGCGCAGGTTATGTGTTTTGCCTTCGCTGTCGGTCACCTGATTGTTGGTTATGATAAAAGGGGTAAACAGCGGCTTGCCGGTCTTGTCATCAATGACATTGGCATTGATATAAGGGAATTTCGCCCCGGCCAGCGCTTTTTTGAGATAGTCCAGACCGTAGTTAAACTCGTGGTTCCCCAGATTGCCTACCGCATAGTCCAGGGTATTCATTGCCTTATAAACAGGATGTATTTCACCTGTTTTCAGCCCTTTGGCTGCCATATAGTCGCCGAGCGGGCTGCCTTGAATCACGTCACCATTATCAACCAAAACTGAGTTTTTGACTTCGCCCCGTGCCGCTTCAATCAGGCTGGCGGTGCGTACCAGACCAAACTTGTCGGTAGGTTTATCTTTGTAATAGTCGAAGTCCATCATGTTACTGTGCAGGTCGGTTGTTTCCATAATGCGCAAATCGACCGTTGCCGCATGGGCAGTACCCGCCGCGACCAGCAGGGCGAGTGCAGAAAGTCTCAGGTGACGCTTAGGCATGACATTGGCTCCGTCAGAGGTAAAAAGAGGGAATAAACACGACATGTATCTCAAAAATATTAGAGAATGTAACCAGTTGTCACTATAAAATGTGATCTTAATCTGTTTAAGACCCAAAGCTGGCGACGTGAGGCGCTAAAGAAAATACCTTTGAAATTAATTCATTAACAGAATCTGCATCCGAGATAGCTATTCACGGTAAAAAAAACTAGGCTTAATCAAAGATGATAAATTCATAGATTAAGTACTGAGGTGCAGAATGTTGGAACAAATTTGCCAGCTCGCGCGTGATGCCGGTGACGCGATTATGAAGGTGTACGACGGTGAGCAGCCGCTCAACGCGCGCCAGAAGCATGATGACTCTCCCGTAACGGCGGCAGATATTGCCGCGCACAACGTCATTAAAAAGGGCCTGCAGGCGCTGGACGCACACATTCCCCTGCTGTCAGAAGAAGATCCGCCTTCGTGGTCTGTACGTCAAAACTGGACACGTTTCTGGCTCGTCGATCCCTTAGACGGCACCAAAGAGTTTCTTAAACGTAACGGCGAGTTCACGGTCAATATCGCATTGATTGAGGACGGTAATCCGGTGCTCGGTGTGGTATATGTGCCGGTCACCGGCGTGATGTACGCGGCGGCTGATGGCAAAGCATGGAAAGAAGAAAACGGCCAGCGCGTTGAAATCACCGCACGTGAAGCACATCCGCCGCTGGTGGTAGTCAGCCGTTCGCACAGTAATGACCAAGAGTTGCAGGATTATTTGGCCCAGCTTGGCGAGCATCAAACCGTGACTATCGGTTCATCGCTCAAGTTCTGTCTGGTGGCGGAAGGTTCTGCTCAGCTTTATCCGCGTTTTGGACCGACCTCCGTGTGGGACACCGCCGCGGGTCATGCCGTCGCCAACGCCGCCGGTGCCACCGTTACCGACTGGCAGGGGCAGACGCTGACCTACGTGCCGAAAGAGTCTTTCCTCAATCCAGGCTTCCGCGTCTCGCTGTTTTAAGGCTTGTCCGTGTTGAGCGTAAAAGCGCCGCTGTGCGCTTTTACTTTTCGCTCATCCGCTTCCTACTCTTTCACCAGTTGATTCACCGTATCAATCACCTTTTGCACCTCTTCAGCCGTTAACGCGCCTTCTTTGGCAAAACGCACAATGCCGTCTTTATCCAATACCACAATGGCCGAACTTTGGCTTTGTAGCGCCCAGGTCCTTTGTGCTGCTCCGTTGCTGTCGACGATAACCTGCGACCACGGAAACTCCTTTTTACCGCCCTCTATGCTATGGCGTACAAACAATCCGCTGCCAATGATGGCGTCATCAGTGTTCACAATGGTGGTGGTCTGGTAACGGTCGCGCGGCAGGTTGTCTTTTCTTATCGCCTCAATCAGTGGTTCATTCATTTCTCGGGCAGAGGTGCGTCCGGCGATGTGCTGCAAAATGCGCACCTTGCCCGGCAGCTTGGCACTGTTCCATTTACTGTAGCTAAATTCACCATTGGTGTAGTTAAGCTCCCCCTTATCATCAATGCCGACGGCGTTAACGCGTTTACCGATGTCAAAATTGTGGGCTGAAACCATAAATGAAACTGATAAGCAGGCTATAATTGATAAAAACTTAACGAGCATAGATTCTCCTGTCAATTTCGGTAAGGGAGGGTATTTGTGAGGCAAACGGCAGTACAAACTGTGAGAAGCATAGAATGCTTTCAAGTGGTCTGTCCTGTTGAAACGTCAACAATGTGCTGTCCTTAGCAAAAATTTGGATTTTGTCTGATGGCGGCAGGCAGTAGAATAGTGAAAAATTAATGCGCTGTAATATCCGGTACATATTGAAGGGTTACACTGCCCAGCGTTTTAAAATTGAACGTCAGTATCGTCAGCGTGTGTAAAAGTAGTGAAATGGACTGGTATAAAGGGAACTGGG contains:
- the fklB gene encoding FKBP-type peptidyl-prolyl cis-trans isomerase, with the translated sequence MTTPSFDSVEAQASYGIGLQVGQQLQESGLQGLEPDALLAGLRDALEGNTPAVPVDVVHRALREVHERADAVRRERQEALAVEGQEFLAANAQREGVTSTESGLQFSVMTQGDGPIPGRQDRVRVHYTGKLIDGTVFDSSVQRGEPAEFPVNGVIAGWIEALTLMPVGSKWELYIPHNLAYGERGAGASIPPFSALTFEVELLEIL
- a CDS encoding bifunctional 2',3'-cyclic-nucleotide 2'-phosphodiesterase/3'-nucleotidase translates to MPKRHLRLSALALLVAAGTAHAATVDLRIMETTDLHSNMMDFDYYKDKPTDKFGLVRTASLIEAARGEVKNSVLVDNGDVIQGSPLGDYMAAKGLKTGEIHPVYKAMNTLDYAVGNLGNHEFNYGLDYLKKALAGAKFPYINANVIDDKTGKPLFTPFIITNNQVTDSEGKTHNLRIGYIGFVPPQIMVWDKTNLQGKVTVADITETAKKWLPEMRKQGADIIVAIPHSGLSAEPYKTLAENSVYYLSQIKGIDAIMFGHAHAVFPSEEFANIKGADIKQGTLNGVPAVMPGMWGDHLGVIDLVLNNDDGGWKVTQGKAQARPIFDKVGKKSLAAEDPKLVKVLAADHNATREFVSQPIGKSTANMYSYLSLVQDDPTVQIVNNAQKAYTEHFIQGDPDLADLPVLSAAAPFKAGGRKNDPASFVEVEKGPLTFRNAADLYLYPNTLVVMKVTGQEVKDWLECSAGQFNQIDVNSSKTQSLINWDGFRTYNFDVIDGVKYQIDVTQPARFDGECTLQNKNAERIKNLTYQGKPVRADAVFLVATNNYRAYGGKFAGTGDKHIAFASPDENRAVLAAYISAETKKHGAVTPSADNNWRLAPIVAKKPLDIRFETSPDPKAAEFIKTQAQYPMTPKGTDAVGFAVYQIDLQSKG
- the cysQ gene encoding 3'(2'),5'-bisphosphate nucleotidase CysQ, yielding MLEQICQLARDAGDAIMKVYDGEQPLNARQKHDDSPVTAADIAAHNVIKKGLQALDAHIPLLSEEDPPSWSVRQNWTRFWLVDPLDGTKEFLKRNGEFTVNIALIEDGNPVLGVVYVPVTGVMYAAADGKAWKEENGQRVEITAREAHPPLVVVSRSHSNDQELQDYLAQLGEHQTVTIGSSLKFCLVAEGSAQLYPRFGPTSVWDTAAGHAVANAAGATVTDWQGQTLTYVPKESFLNPGFRVSLF
- a CDS encoding YtfJ family protein, coding for MLVKFLSIIACLSVSFMVSAHNFDIGKRVNAVGIDDKGELNYTNGEFSYSKWNSAKLPGKVRILQHIAGRTSAREMNEPLIEAIRKDNLPRDRYQTTTIVNTDDAIIGSGLFVRHSIEGGKKEFPWSQVIVDSNGAAQRTWALQSQSSAIVVLDKDGIVRFAKEGALTAEEVQKVIDTVNQLVKE